A region of Silurus meridionalis isolate SWU-2019-XX chromosome 15, ASM1480568v1, whole genome shotgun sequence DNA encodes the following proteins:
- the mat2b gene encoding methionine adenosyltransferase 2 subunit beta isoform X1 codes for MSLRDKELKICFSPGHVALVQEEMCSSCRRVLVTGATGLLGRAVYKEFLNNDWETLGCGHTRARPRFLSCNLLDEDAVRAVIQNFQPHVIVHCAAERRPDVVEHHTEAALNLNVHACATLAKEAAGIFLIYISTDYVFDGRNPPYGENDTPNPLNMYGKSKLRGEREILRHCPGAVVLRVPILYGEVEKVEESAVTVLWDRIQDGAESSTVDHCQQRFPTYTSNVARVCRNMAERGLQDPSLRGIFHYSGKEQMTKYEIACAMADAFNLPRSHLIPLTEQPAGAGAQRPQNAQLECSRLEMLGLSVEPTPFKTAIRKCLWPFLHDKRWRQTVFH; via the exons ATGAGTCTCAGGGATAAAGAGCTTAAGATCTGTTTCAGCCCAGGTCATGTAGCGCTCGTGCAG GAGGAAATGTGCAGTTCATGCCGGCGTGTACTGGTGACCGGAGCCACTGGTCTTCTTGGACGCGCAGTCTACAAGGAGTTTCTGAACAATGACTGGGAAACGCTTGGGTGTGGGCACACTCGCGCTCGGCCTCGCTTCCTCAGCTGCAACCTGCTGGATGAGGACGCTGTGCGCGCGGTTATTCAGAACTTCCAG CCCCATGTGATCGTACACTGTGCTGCTGAGAGAAGGCCAGACGTGGTGGAGCATCACACAGAAGCAGCCTTGAACCTGAATGTACATGCATGTGCTACACTGGCAAAAGAAGCAG CTGGCATCTTTCTGATCTACATCAGCACTGATTACGTGTTTGATGGGCGCAATCCCCCGTACGGAGAAAACGACACCCCCAATCCGTTAAACATGTATGGGAAATCAAAGCTTAGGGGTGAAAGGGAAATACTCAGACACTGTCCAG GTGCTGTAGTACTCAGGGTGCCCATTTTGTAcggagaggtggagaaggtggaggagagtGCCGTCACCGTGCTTTGGGATCGCATTCAGGATGGAGCCGAGAGCTCGACTGTAGACCACTGTCAGCAACGTTTCCCCACCTATACCAGCAATGTGGCACGGGTCTGTAGGAACATGGCTGAGCGAGGTCTTCAG GACCCGTCCTTGCGTGGGATCTTCCATTATTCCGGAAAAGAGCAGATGACTAAATATGAGATTGCTTGTGCTATGGCAGACGCATTTAACCTGCCCAGGAGTCACCTGATACCG ttGACAGAGCAGCCTGCTGGAGCCGGAGCTCAGAGGCCACAAAATGCCCAGCTAGAATGTTCTCGTCTGGAGATGCTTGGGTTGAGCGTGGAACCGACTCCCTTTAAAACAGCGATTAGAAAGTGTCTCTGGCCATTCCTTCATGATAAACGCTGGAGACAGACCGTCTTTCACTGA
- the mat2b gene encoding methionine adenosyltransferase 2 subunit beta isoform X2, with translation MIINCYFIMLGLEYGDSEEEMCSSCRRVLVTGATGLLGRAVYKEFLNNDWETLGCGHTRARPRFLSCNLLDEDAVRAVIQNFQPHVIVHCAAERRPDVVEHHTEAALNLNVHACATLAKEAAGIFLIYISTDYVFDGRNPPYGENDTPNPLNMYGKSKLRGEREILRHCPGAVVLRVPILYGEVEKVEESAVTVLWDRIQDGAESSTVDHCQQRFPTYTSNVARVCRNMAERGLQDPSLRGIFHYSGKEQMTKYEIACAMADAFNLPRSHLIPLTEQPAGAGAQRPQNAQLECSRLEMLGLSVEPTPFKTAIRKCLWPFLHDKRWRQTVFH, from the exons atgattataAATTGCTACTTCataatgctggggcttgaataTGGCGATTCGGAG GAGGAAATGTGCAGTTCATGCCGGCGTGTACTGGTGACCGGAGCCACTGGTCTTCTTGGACGCGCAGTCTACAAGGAGTTTCTGAACAATGACTGGGAAACGCTTGGGTGTGGGCACACTCGCGCTCGGCCTCGCTTCCTCAGCTGCAACCTGCTGGATGAGGACGCTGTGCGCGCGGTTATTCAGAACTTCCAG CCCCATGTGATCGTACACTGTGCTGCTGAGAGAAGGCCAGACGTGGTGGAGCATCACACAGAAGCAGCCTTGAACCTGAATGTACATGCATGTGCTACACTGGCAAAAGAAGCAG CTGGCATCTTTCTGATCTACATCAGCACTGATTACGTGTTTGATGGGCGCAATCCCCCGTACGGAGAAAACGACACCCCCAATCCGTTAAACATGTATGGGAAATCAAAGCTTAGGGGTGAAAGGGAAATACTCAGACACTGTCCAG GTGCTGTAGTACTCAGGGTGCCCATTTTGTAcggagaggtggagaaggtggaggagagtGCCGTCACCGTGCTTTGGGATCGCATTCAGGATGGAGCCGAGAGCTCGACTGTAGACCACTGTCAGCAACGTTTCCCCACCTATACCAGCAATGTGGCACGGGTCTGTAGGAACATGGCTGAGCGAGGTCTTCAG GACCCGTCCTTGCGTGGGATCTTCCATTATTCCGGAAAAGAGCAGATGACTAAATATGAGATTGCTTGTGCTATGGCAGACGCATTTAACCTGCCCAGGAGTCACCTGATACCG ttGACAGAGCAGCCTGCTGGAGCCGGAGCTCAGAGGCCACAAAATGCCCAGCTAGAATGTTCTCGTCTGGAGATGCTTGGGTTGAGCGTGGAACCGACTCCCTTTAAAACAGCGATTAGAAAGTGTCTCTGGCCATTCCTTCATGATAAACGCTGGAGACAGACCGTCTTTCACTGA
- the mat2b gene encoding methionine adenosyltransferase 2 subunit beta isoform X3 produces MQTGSNAHLEEMCSSCRRVLVTGATGLLGRAVYKEFLNNDWETLGCGHTRARPRFLSCNLLDEDAVRAVIQNFQPHVIVHCAAERRPDVVEHHTEAALNLNVHACATLAKEAAGIFLIYISTDYVFDGRNPPYGENDTPNPLNMYGKSKLRGEREILRHCPGAVVLRVPILYGEVEKVEESAVTVLWDRIQDGAESSTVDHCQQRFPTYTSNVARVCRNMAERGLQDPSLRGIFHYSGKEQMTKYEIACAMADAFNLPRSHLIPLTEQPAGAGAQRPQNAQLECSRLEMLGLSVEPTPFKTAIRKCLWPFLHDKRWRQTVFH; encoded by the exons ATGCAAACAGGCTCTAATGCACATCTG GAGGAAATGTGCAGTTCATGCCGGCGTGTACTGGTGACCGGAGCCACTGGTCTTCTTGGACGCGCAGTCTACAAGGAGTTTCTGAACAATGACTGGGAAACGCTTGGGTGTGGGCACACTCGCGCTCGGCCTCGCTTCCTCAGCTGCAACCTGCTGGATGAGGACGCTGTGCGCGCGGTTATTCAGAACTTCCAG CCCCATGTGATCGTACACTGTGCTGCTGAGAGAAGGCCAGACGTGGTGGAGCATCACACAGAAGCAGCCTTGAACCTGAATGTACATGCATGTGCTACACTGGCAAAAGAAGCAG CTGGCATCTTTCTGATCTACATCAGCACTGATTACGTGTTTGATGGGCGCAATCCCCCGTACGGAGAAAACGACACCCCCAATCCGTTAAACATGTATGGGAAATCAAAGCTTAGGGGTGAAAGGGAAATACTCAGACACTGTCCAG GTGCTGTAGTACTCAGGGTGCCCATTTTGTAcggagaggtggagaaggtggaggagagtGCCGTCACCGTGCTTTGGGATCGCATTCAGGATGGAGCCGAGAGCTCGACTGTAGACCACTGTCAGCAACGTTTCCCCACCTATACCAGCAATGTGGCACGGGTCTGTAGGAACATGGCTGAGCGAGGTCTTCAG GACCCGTCCTTGCGTGGGATCTTCCATTATTCCGGAAAAGAGCAGATGACTAAATATGAGATTGCTTGTGCTATGGCAGACGCATTTAACCTGCCCAGGAGTCACCTGATACCG ttGACAGAGCAGCCTGCTGGAGCCGGAGCTCAGAGGCCACAAAATGCCCAGCTAGAATGTTCTCGTCTGGAGATGCTTGGGTTGAGCGTGGAACCGACTCCCTTTAAAACAGCGATTAGAAAGTGTCTCTGGCCATTCCTTCATGATAAACGCTGGAGACAGACCGTCTTTCACTGA